Part of the Desulfovibrio sp. TomC genome is shown below.
AAAATGGTCTTGATGGCAACCATGGCTTGCTCCTCGCGTGTTTCGGGTTACGGGCCGGATAACTCTAGCACGGCAGGATACAAAGCAAAAGATGCTTTTCGCGACATTATGCTAGCGGCTACGAAGCACGCGCCGCTGGCGGAAGCGTTCGATGGGATCGGCGACCACGTGGTTGAGCGCCACACTGACGGCAACAGTCGCGACCAGGGCGATGACCGGCAGATGGCTGCGGCCGCAGGCGTATTCAACCACCATGATGACCGTCCAGTGGGTGATGTAAATGGGATAGGACAGCTCGCCGATGGCCCGGTCAAAGGCCATTTTCTTGGTCAGCCGGAACAGGAAGGGAATGGACAGCACGGTTGCGGCATAAAGATAGAGTTCTTTGCCCATAAACCCGGGCAGGAACTGGTAGCCCACGATGGCGGCCAGATAGAGGCCGGCGACTTTCCAGAGGGTTGCCTGGGGAATGGCCACGGGTTTGAGGGCCGCGTAGAGCCGGTAGGCCAGGATGCCGAGCAGGAAAAAGCCGCATTCCACCGGAAAGAACCGCTGTTTCCAGGGGTCAAAGGGCAGATCGACCAGATAGACCAGGGCACGCAAGGCAAAGCTCGCCCCGGCCAGGACCAGGAGCAGCCCGGTGCTGCGGCGCGCCAGCCAGGGGGCCAGGGCATAAAACACCAATTCCAGGGACACGGTCCAGGCTTGGGGGATGAGCAGGAAAAACCAGGCGGGTGTTGCCCGGTACAGGGCATCGGTACTGAAAACCAGACTGCCGGCGTCGGTAATATGGCTGAAAAACAGCAGATCCTGGCCGAAGATCGTCAGGTTGGCAGCGGCGAGCAGGGCGGCCGTGCCGGGCGCGAGTTTGTCAAGCCAGGTCTGCCACGGCCCGAGGAGCAGGGCGGTGTGCAGGCCGAATTTGAAGACCAGGGAGATGCCCAGGGACAGAAACAACACCGCCCAATACAAGGGAAAGAGGCGCAGAAAGCGGTTTGAGAAAAAAAGCCGCGTCTGTCCCGGACCGTTGTATTTTTCAGTCAGGATCAGGGCCATGTAAAACCCAGATATAATAAAAAAAACTTTGATGGCCATATAGGCGTCGGTCATCACCAAGCCATAGAGCGGCCCGGTGTGGTTGATGACCACGGCGACGGCCAGGAGAAATCGCACCAGACCCATGCGGTATCGTTGCCTCTCGTTTATGCAGTTCTCCCGGTGAGGGGTCCGGGGGCTACTCTCCCCCCGGCCGCCGGAGGCACTCTTTCTGCCTTCTCTCTTTCTTCAACTCCACCTAGCGCGTCAGCGCTTTGGTGAGTTTGGCCTTGTCGTCGCAAAAAAGCTTGTAGTTGATGGCGTCTTCCAAGGCCTGGAAGCTGGCTTCGATAACGTTGTGGGACACGCCGACGGTCACCCAACGCCGGGCCGTGTCGCCGCACTCCACCAGAACGCGCACATGGGAAGCGGTGCCGCAGCCGCCCGGTTCGCAGTCGTCGCGCTTAAGGCCCGAGAGAACCCGGACCTTGAAGTCCAACAGCCGCATCTCGGCCAGTTTCGGATAAAAGCCGCGAAGGGCCTTGCGGATGGCCTTGTCCAGGGCGTTGATCGGACCCATGCCCGTGGCGGCGGTGTGTTTGACCCGGCCGCCCACCTTGAGCATCACCGTGGCTTCGGTCAGCGGTTCGGCCCGGTCGTAGACGTTGTCGTCAAGTATCCGGTAGCGCACCACGGTGAAGTAGCTGCGCGCCCGGCCAAGGACGCGGTTTAACAGCAGCTCGTAGGACGCTTCGGCCGCCGAGTACTCGTAGCCCATGGCCTCGCGTTCCTTGATGGTGGTCAAGAGCTCCAGCACGAAGGGATCGTTTTTATCCAGGTCGAAGCCAAATTCCCGGGCCTTGTAGAGGATGTTGCTCTGGCCCGACAGGTCGGACAACAGCACCCGGCGCACATTGCCGACGGTCTCCGGCGTCACATGTTCATAGGTGCGGGGATTTTTGACCACGGCCGAGACATGCACCCCGCCCTTGTGGGCAAAGGCGCTGTCGCCGACATAGGGCCGGTTGGACGGCGGGGCCTGGTTGACCATCTCGGAGACGAAATGGGCCGTCGGGGTCAAAAGCGCCAGCTTGCCCTCGGGCAGGCAGGCGATGCCAAGTTTGAGGGCCAGCGAAGGGATGATGGAGCACAGGTTGGCGTTGCCGCAGCGTTCGCCGTAGCCGTTTATGGTCCCCTGGACCTGGACGGCCCCAAGGGCCACGCCCTCAAGGGAATTGGCCACGGCCACGCCGGAGTCG
Proteins encoded:
- a CDS encoding acyltransferase family protein encodes the protein MGLVRFLLAVAVVINHTGPLYGLVMTDAYMAIKVFFIISGFYMALILTEKYNGPGQTRLFFSNRFLRLFPLYWAVLFLSLGISLVFKFGLHTALLLGPWQTWLDKLAPGTAALLAAANLTIFGQDLLFFSHITDAGSLVFSTDALYRATPAWFFLLIPQAWTVSLELVFYALAPWLARRSTGLLLVLAGASFALRALVYLVDLPFDPWKQRFFPVECGFFLLGILAYRLYAALKPVAIPQATLWKVAGLYLAAIVGYQFLPGFMGKELYLYAATVLSIPFLFRLTKKMAFDRAIGELSYPIYITHWTVIMVVEYACGRSHLPVIALVATVAVSVALNHVVADPIERFRQRRVLRSR
- the cimA gene encoding citramalate synthase is translated as MRRVSIYDTTLRDGTQAEDISLTTEDKLRIALKLDELGVAYIEGGWPGSNPTDKRFFQEIQNYSLKNAAVAAFGSTHNHRATAATDPNLKALVEAAVPVITIFGKSWDIHVTDALGTTLPRNLELVGDSLAYLRPHVKELFFDAEHFFDGYKANPDYALAVLRKAHEAGACVLVLCDTNGGTLPSEFRQIVSSVVEALPGVPFGVHTHNDSGVAVANSLEGVALGAVQVQGTINGYGERCGNANLCSIIPSLALKLGIACLPEGKLALLTPTAHFVSEMVNQAPPSNRPYVGDSAFAHKGGVHVSAVVKNPRTYEHVTPETVGNVRRVLLSDLSGQSNILYKAREFGFDLDKNDPFVLELLTTIKEREAMGYEYSAAEASYELLLNRVLGRARSYFTVVRYRILDDNVYDRAEPLTEATVMLKVGGRVKHTAATGMGPINALDKAIRKALRGFYPKLAEMRLLDFKVRVLSGLKRDDCEPGGCGTASHVRVLVECGDTARRWVTVGVSHNVIEASFQALEDAINYKLFCDDKAKLTKALTR